The region CGGCCGGCCGGGCTGGGCCGCGCAGAACGCATGGCCCGCgggccgccccgccgcccgcgcACCCCGGCcggcgggagggagggaaggagggcgcCTGGCGGGCCGCGGAGCGcggcggcgacggcggcggcgACGCCCCCTGGGTGGGGGCGGGAGGCCCcgcggggccgggggccgggggcgggggcccggggggcggcggcggcggcggcggttggagcctggcggggcggggtggggggagcgaGGGAGCAGCCTCGGCCCCCGCCGCGCGCGCGCCCAGCCGGCGCCTcggggagggcgggggagggcgcgagggagggagggggacagcTGCGCGCGCACCGGGCGCGCGGAGGGGGGGTGGGACgggagggcgggcgggcgggagggggtgtgggaagggggggtgggggcggggggagggggttgtTACCTGGAAGATGAAGCTGCTCCAGTTGCCGGGATCCAtggcggagggagggagggaggtggctcGCGCTCACCctggggcgggaggaggaggaggcggccgtgggggagggggaacccGGGGAGGAGGCGCGCGgggcgggcgggaggggaggaggagggtggggggagcGGAGCACACTGCGCGCGGGGAGGGCGGGCGGGGGGCGCGAGGACACACAAGAGGCTGGAGCGggcgcgagcgcgagcgcgcgcgaggccagggggaggggggaggaacgAGAGGGACTCTGGCGGGAGGAGGGACGGGGGAGCCACCCAGCAGCCGGAGTCACCCCAAGCGCGAGACCCCTGAGACGGCCGCTGATTGGCTGACGATGGCGCAGGTGGTGGGCGCGCGGGAGACGGGGCGGCTTCTCTCTTCCCCCCCTCAAAGATTCCACCCCCCTCCTCCCTACGCCAGCGGCCGTTATTTCGCGCGCACGCGCACAAATTCGCTGTCGTTGCCGAGCGGGAGAGTAGGGAGCGCGCGCCAGGGGTTCAGATGGGGCGGGGCTAAGCTCTAAGCGCGCTCCCGCCTAACGGTCGTCGTCCTCGGATTTTCGCATCAGGTTTTTGTTCCCTCTCGGCCACCGTCTTTTCCCCCTCCCAACTCCAGCGGTTTATTTACAATCCTGCGCTGTTTCATATTTTCCCAAAGATGGCGCCCAAAAAAGTCATCCCGCGGAGCTTGTGGCTCATCCCAAGGGCAATTATAACCCGACCCCATCCCCGCAGTCCCAAGAATCAAGCTGAAGCAACGGAGTAAAAACTGTATTTACATGACAAGCAGTtatacaaagattaaaaaaaaaatgaggagggGAGCAGCGGTCAGGAGGGGCCGCAGCGCTGGCCCGCAGCGAGACCCAAGATGTTCGCCTGCAACACAGGGAGAAAGGCGAGAGCAGCATTAGGACCAGGCAGGGAACAGGCCACGGGGAGGAGGGGGCCTGAGCTGTGAGCTCACCTTCAGGAACGACTCCATCTGTTTCCCGGATATGCCCTCCACGCGCTCCaggtcctccacctggcaggataGCAGGGATGGGGAAGAGGTCTAAGCGGCACcagtctcctcccaccccctactCCATTCCAGGGCTATTACCTGGCTGAAGGGGCCGTGGAGCTCCCTCCAGCCCACGATGAGCTGGGCCTTCTTTTGGCCAATGCGCTGCAGGCTGCGCAAATCCCGGGCTGAACCTTCATTCAGCAGATCTAATATTTTTTGGCGCCCGTGGGCCAGTAGCTCTGGGCTGATCTGTAGTTCCCAGCAGTCCTCAGCCTTCTCCTCTGGTTCAGAGGCATCCAGGGACTCCAGCTATGAGGCAGGAGGAGGTGAGTGACAGAAACAGCAGAGTTTGCTGTTCAGCCCGTGGCATTAAACCACTTTGGTCTCCTCTGCCAAGGATAGGAGCCTAATAGCAGCTACCTCCCTGCCCTCACCAGCCTCTTTTCCTCCTGTTAAGTCTATTCAAAAACCCTCCCTCTGGTCACTCTCTGGACTGATACTCATTTTATCCAACCTGTGAAAGAGTGGTAATAGAGTTGCTGATAGAGTTGCTGTAAAGATCAAATGAGCTAATGAATGTAACACACATAGTAATAGTAAACTTTAAATCTGGTCCCTCATCTCTCAAAAGGAAACAAGCTCTTTCATCCCTAGGAAAGCACACAGGAGAAAGTACTCAAAAAAATGCCACCCCCTTACCCCGCCCCCATTCTGTTTTTAGATCATTCTTTCAGTGTTATTTCATTTCTTAACTGTTTAGGATCTGTTTCCCTAAGAGGGCTCTGAATTTGGTAGAAGGCAGAATCCAGGCTACAATACTGTACCTAATACATAGCTACTGACCAAGGATGAGAGCCACCCACAAGTGATGGACACCTACTCTGCTATACTCTGCTAGGTACATTCATGTCACTGCATTTCATCCTAAATGCCCTGTGAAGCATCACCATATTCAGAGGGTAAGCAGCTTGGAAGAGCTGTAAATAGCTGATTAAGTGTTTTGACAGGCCATGCAATTCTGTAGCCAGACCCCTTCGCACTAGAGCTCACTACGCCTTACCTCTCTTGGACTGTAGGTATAGCCTAAGCCTTCAGCTTCTCTTacctttctcttcctgcctttttTCTTCAAGATATGGATCTCAGCATTTGGGGATGCTGCCTGTTCCTGAACTGAAAGCAAGAATTGTGAACTGGAATTACGGCAGAGTCCATTTTAATATACAACATGCCTCCTGCCCTGCACAATAGTAGTTTGGGGCTCCCGTTTCTGACACCCCGGTTCCCCTCCACCCCGAGTTAACCCCCTATTGTTGTGTTTCCACATGACCTTTCTTATACTTGCATTTGAAAGTAATCTCATTTGGTCTTGTACGATAATCATGCTCTCGTCATTCCACCTCATTGTACTAAATGCCCAAGAGCAGTGCACCCAGCTCTAGTTCAggtcctcctcccccttccctggggCTGGTACATGGTGGGAGGAGATGAATGGCATGAAGACAGCTGCTCCAAACACCTTCTCCCCTTCTAAGATCTCAGTTATCTGGGCCCTCCTGGTCCCTAAACTTACTCAGTTGTAGGGGCATCACAACAGCCTTTTTGAGGGGTTTAGCAACTGTGACTGTGCGGCGGGCAAGGGGTCGGAGCATTGTGGGAGagtaattctctttttcttttgggtCTGCAGTCTCCTGGGCAAGCACCTTGGCTTCCAGTTCTTTTTGCTTCATCTTAAGCCTCTGTTAGAAAAGATCAGGGAGAGATATGACCCAGAAACAACTTTAAGGCAGCCTGAAGGGCAGTGGATTAGAAAAGTGAATGTGCAGGGCTCTGAGGCCCtagaagggcaggtggaggaccagaTGGGAGAACTACCAGGAGACAATTGGAGCCCAATGGAATTAAGGGCTTTCCAATGATCAGGGCTGACCAGAAGTGGAACAGACCTCTTTGTGAAACACTAAAGGGATGGAGTGTTCCAAGCAGAGTCCTAATTTAATTTGAGCTGGGGTTTAAGAAACTGCaatgtcataaaaaaaaaaaaaagaaagaaagaaaatggcaatGTCTTGCATTTGTTCCTTTTACCTGGGATTCCCCCCACCTCACCTCTTCACGTCTGAtctcaattatttttcaaagttcaGCCACGTTAAGGACCTTCAAGCAGAAGCTGGAGAACTGAGGGATTCCGGTGTCAGGTGAAAACTGGATGCTGGTCTAGCCTTTCAGTGTCCTTCTCTGAAGATCTTCAGACTGCTTCTCAAGGCCAATAGGAATCCCAGCCTCAACCCCGCAACACTTACCTCAATTTCCAAATCCTTCTCCTCCACCGTCTTCATGAGCACCATCCGCTCTCGCCTCGGGGTGCTCAGTAGAGGGGTCCCCTGGCTCCCCTGGGAGCCCAGCAGACGGTCTAGGCTCAGAAGGCGCTCCAGCATAGCTGGGTCCATGCTACTTAGCTTCTGTAGGGGGCTGAGCAGACAAAGACGTTACTCCTCACCTACCCCTTCTCTCATCACCCTCTCCAGCAGCAGGATCCCCCTCATCATGCCTTAACCTGGTGTATCTGATTCCAGAGCCCTAGTGTTAACTTGCTAAGCAAGCCTGAATAAGTCATCCAGACCCTCCGGGTACAGTGTCTTCTATAGGTGAATGGGTTCCATCACCACTTGCCCAAGTAACCTCTCAGGGATGCCAGATCAGATGAGAAACAGCATTTAACGAACACCTGAGTGCCATGTATTCGTGGGAGTCTAAGACATCATCCTGCCCTGAAGGTACTCACTGTCTAACAGAAAGTTAGAGACTGTGATAAGGTAACAGCAAGGGCTGTGTGCCAGTCCACTTAGAGGAGCAGCCGGTGAAAGCTTCACAGAGGTCATTTTCAGCAGGCCTTTGAAAGCCATTGAAGACCTCAAATGCTAAGCCTTTCCCCTGTAGGCAGTAGGAAAAGCCTATTTAGGGCAGAGTCCTGACTTAATCTGAGCATGATAATGCCTAACATTTGTTTCTTCTGTCTGGGATCTTCCCCCTCACATCTGATCTCAGCTATCATTCAAAGTCAGTTTGATGCCACCTTTCCATGATGCCCAGCTTGATTGTGTATCTTCTTTCCTACACTGTGAACTAGCTCCTCATGGATAGGGAGTGCCCTGTTCTTTGTGTGCAAGTGCCTAGAAGAGCAGGATTAGAAAATACTGGTGAACATAGAAGTCATTTCCCCCTTCCCAGCTCTCACAGAACAAGAGGatcctttttcctcattgtgcTCTGTACTCTCTACCTTGCATTTTATACTGATATTCCCGTCTTGCTTCCTCAACTGAAATGTgagccccccaaggtcagggtctGTCTAGGTCTGATGTGCCCCATCTCTGAGCTTACCCAAGGTGCCTGTCTGGCAGAGACCTGGCCTATTCACATGTAATATAGATGTGCAGGTGTGtatgtttctctgagtttgtaCACGTAGGAGCGGGGACTGCTGACAGATGGCTTAAGGACAAGACTGAGAAATGATTCCGAGTGAGCACAAGCACTTTATGTATGCCATTTTTCCTTGAATACGACAGCCCCCTAGGGCAGAGTGTGTGCTAATCCTTGGCTTCCTCAAGTCACCTTTGTTCAGTAATCTTAGGACTTAGACAATTTAGAGAGGCTTTATTTCAGCTAGGGGTAGAAAGAGGACAGAGTTCAAACTGCAGCTGGTTCCTTGGAGTTAGAGAAGGCCAAGTGTCCAGACATAGAAAGCAAGACCACTAAACTGAGTATTGGTACATACTGGGCCCTGAGGTGGGACCATCAGAACCGGCGGAGGCCATGCACAGAAAGGACTTACTTTAGAGAGGCTTTGTTTGGATTGAGGGTAGAAGCAGAGCAGTTAGGACAGCAACTTTGCCCTTTCCATGGAAAGTCATGGAAAGGTTAGACTCTAACACAGATGTCTCTGCAAGACATCTCTCTTCATCTCCTGATCTCCTTTGCTTTGCTCTTCTTATCCTCAGTACCTAAAAGACCTGATCCTCATTACTCCTTGAGTCAGAAGCACAAGTGCTCATCCTTGAAATATCAGTGCCAAAATGTGAGATTTTGCTGGCTGCATTAAAGGGGTGGGAAATGGAAAGGAAGGGGGCTAGGAGCTCAAGGAGGAGGCCTCCTGGGGCCCCTGGCAGCACCATCAAGGCTTGAGGTTGATCTTAGCACTTCAGGGAATTCAAAAGAGGAGGATTTGGGGTGAATCCAAAGGAAGAACAAGTTCACAGCTCAAGGATCTGACAGGCTAAACCCACTGCTAATCTGCACCCAACCCAGACACAACAGGAAAGGGAATATGCCCAAGGCCCCTTCCTCTCTGCTCACCTGAGTTtctgggaggcagaggctggagctgCTGGGGGCTCAGGACTCCCAATTTCCTCTTCCTCAGAGCCTCGGGCTCTCTTTGCCTCTGAAGGGCCTAGCAGTTCTTTCTGAGACAGTTTAACAGGTGCCAAGACTAGGGGAAGATTGCAGGGTAGAGGTGGGGGAGAGAAGGGGTGTCAGTCTCTATGGTGATGCTTGGTGGAATCAGTGAACTCCCCAGTTATCCAGACTCTGCCTTTCCACTCCTGCCAATCCCAGTCCTCACCATGAAGCTGCAAGCTCTCATTGGTAAAAGGCCGGTTTATCACCTCCTTGGACCTGGCAGCAAAGTTGAGTGCAGAGACTGTGTCTAGGTAGAAGCGTCTCTCAGGGGCAATGTTGGCAATGAGGATGCTGTGGGCTGAGCCACCCAGAGAGTCCTGAgggatggggatggggcagggtgggTTGGTCAGAAGCCCCATCTTCCCCTCCCCTGCTGTTCCCCAACACCCCAGCAGGCCTGAGAACCCCCTTCTCTAGCCCCTTTTGCCTGAGATGGATGGCCTGACCTGCAACAGGCGAGTGAGCTTGCTGTCCCGGTATGGCACACGCGGGAGGCCCTGGTTCAGCGCATCCACCACCTTGCCCAGTACAAAGAGGGAGCTGTTGATAGCTCCACTCTCCTTCAGCCGCAGGCCCTTGTTGCCCGTGCGTCGGTTGTCCTCTGAGCCAGCCAAGTCAATCAGATACAGTTTCCCCTCCCGCTGGCGAAACGGGGCCAAACGTTCCCGCTGATCCACCTAGGGGGTAAAAGCAAGGACCCCTGAGCAAGGACCCTAGCTCAGGCTCCAGTGGACCCCCACGTCTTCACCCGTCACTGGGCCTCACCTTAACCAGAAGCACAGCATGACTTCGGGAGGAGCGCTGGTTGAGCCGGGTGGCTCCTACAGTCCGATTTCGACTGGCTGGTAGGAAGTGCCGCTCAAAATCAGCAAAGCTAGTGATGGGCTTCTGCGTAAGGCCTGGAATCAGGATGTTTCCTCGACAGTCTTCTCGAATCACCAGGTCTCCCGATGAAGGTTCCAAGAGGTCTAACACCTGTTTGAGAAGTGAGAGGTAGGACCAGTTCTCCAGTCACATGCTGCTTACTTCCGGGGGATCAGTCTCCTTTCATCTGCAAGGTTCTCAGAGTTGTACCACCTACTACCCCAACCTCTATCTTTTTAGGTATTGCACCTCCTTGCTGGAGTGGAGCTTCATATTCTAGAACTAGGTCTGATTTTTGACCCTTTGTCTCCTCCTTTCCTGACCAGAAAGGGACCTTACCTTTTCCTGGTAAATCTCTAAGTAGGACATAGTAACAGACAGAGCCCATGGTCGGCCCTCAGCACCCTCCTCCCTCGTGAGCTGTAGGAGGTCCATGAGAGCACGGGGAATCACCCCAGGTTGCTCTGGGCTGCCCAGCATTGTGTGCGTCTTCCCTGGGGAGAGAGTGGAGAAAGCTGTAAGATTTGTCCCCCACTCCTGGGTCCTTTCTGACCCATAGCTATTCCCTATCTGGCTCCCTCACCTGCCCCTGTGGGCCCATAGGCAAGCACACTGGCATTCTGCCCTTCCAGCAAGTGCCTTAGGATGGGCTGCACTGATCCTGCATAGATGTCCTGCTGAGAACTCCTCTCCCCATAAAAGGCATCAAACCTGCaggcaggaagaaaggagggaattaGTGGAGGGTTCCATTCTCACCTGGACCTAGAGGATAAATACTGGCCTCGGATTTTAAAAAGTCTCTATGCCTTTTCTTGCACAAAGACCTTAGAAAGCACCCATTGAACACCTTCCATCCCAGTCTCTGTATTGACGTAGGAACACAGAGATGAATCTGACCTCCTTGGTCTTGGGAGTCTTGCAGTCTGGTGGTATAGCTAGATACCCATACTTTGCTGCAATTCaggaaatgaagatgaaaacGCACTAGAAGGAGTAACTGAGTCTGTCTGGGGAAGGAGAATTTTGCCAGAGAGGAAAAAGATACTCTAAGTATCAATAATAGCACATAAACAAGATGTGTGAAAGGGCAGGGCTCCCCAATCTTTTTCACATCACAGTATATAAAGTAGCACCTGTACACCACAGTGGAGTAGGGAGAGGATGCTGCTAATGACTAGATGAGACTCAAAATACCTATAGTGCATTCACTGCACTCCGGTGGAGAAGCTGTGGCTGAGGCCATGGCAGGGATTAGTATGAGTCGAGTGTAGCACGTGTTGGAGGGATGAGGCTGGACAGAAACTGAAGCCAAATTGTCAAGGGCCTAGAACAGGGCTGGCAAACTTTTTCCAtaaagagccagatagtaaatattttaggctccgTGGACCATTATCGTTCCTtccacaactactcaactctgccactgcaGTCAGgcagaaagcagccatagacaatatgtaaataaatgagcatgcctgtgttccaataaagttttatttacaaaaaactcCTGGTCAGATTTGACCTGCAGGCTGTAGTTTGCCACCTCCTGGCCTAGAATGACAAGCCAAGGAGCCTGAACTTTAAATCTCCAATGGAATTTTAAAGTAGTTGGTCTTGTGAGTTTTGTCCCCAAACCTGGGTGGTCTCCTCTtaccccactgctgcctgggttgGCTAGTTGGTCTGTGTTCCCCCAACCCTTCCCACACCTCCCCAAGACCCAAACTGGGACTCCCCTGCTCACTTTTGCTGCTCCTTCCCAATTTTGTACCCATTTCCCTCACAAGACTGAACAGTAATGTGTGTCTGATTCAGCGTCTAGTCTTTCCCCACCGTATCTTACAGAGGACCCACCGCAGTGGGCACCTACGAATATTTCCTGCATGAACAAATGAAGTGTAGGGAACAGCGCTGTGCTAAGGAAAGAGCAAGAATCCTGAGGAGGAAGGTCTGAGAAACTATCTAGGCAAGTGATAGTGTGAGCAGGTCTCAGAGAGGGATAGCAGGAGAGAATGGCCTGAGCCTTACTGGTATTTGAGAGTCTCCTGGTGGTTCCTCCAGTTGGCAATCTCTAGAGAACAGCTGTCCAGACCCCGTACACAGGGGGTATCATTTTCTCCAGCTGTTCCATCCACAAATGGCCGCAGTCGCACAGCTACCCTTACTCGAGCTGGAGGCGGGCGCCGGCCAGCTCCCACCTTGCTTAGCCGACAgcgaccagctcctggaagagagaAGATAAGTTTTAGGCATGAAGTATGGTGGTAGCTTTGCTGAGAAGTAAGAGTCGTCGTCTTGGAGGAGGAGGTATTTAAATTAGCTGAGCTCTGAAGGATGAACTGGAGTTTTctaagcattccaggcagaaggaatggCAAGTGCAAAAGCACAGAGGTGTGAGAGCATGGGTCCCTTAGAGAACTGGTGAGGCAGGACTGTGTGCTCTGTTGATGAGGGCAAGCACAGAAgggcaaaacagaagaaaaagatgaaCCGAATGCATGGTCTCAGGCAGAGTGTAGTGGGGCGTTTGAGGAGAGAGATGATATACAAGCCGGGGACTAAACCATATTGCGTACTTAGCAAACATTAACGTTTATGAAGCACTGACTACATGGTGGGTACGCTTTAATCTCCATGGTGTCCCTGAAAGGCAGGTTCTGTTAGTCCCGTTTTCCCAGTGCTCATAGAGGCACAGCAGCTCCCTCAAGCACCTCAGTGTTTTATGCCTGGAGCCTTGGAGCTATTACTTTATCTTGTATCACAACCtacattttgtcttttcttcttcagAGGAGGAATAAGCAGAgactaaaagcaaaacaaaaccccagcATCTTAGTAGACTAGAGATCCCCGTAACCTTGACAACAGGGGCAGGAAAAAGGCCTGGAGGCTGGGGTCCTGAGGATAGTATTGGGAGGGTCAGGGGTCACAGCTCATTTCGGGGGAAGCTTTTTCCACCCTGGCCATGCTGTGGGTGTCCCTAAGATTGGCCTCAGTTCCTATCTGTTCTACAGGTAGATCTAGTAGGGTGTAGGCTGTAATATGTATACAAATCACCGCGAAGATCTGGTTAAAATACGGATTTGGCTTCAGCCCCTGGGGTGATGCCTAAGATTCTGCATCTCTagcagctcccaggtgatgctgatgctgctggcagGACACACTTTGAATTGTCAAGGTGTTGACATGACCAGCACCTCAGTTATTCAAGGATTAAAAGAGTTGACGTGTCTCCACCTAAAACCAGTCAATGAACTGCCTGATttttctgtgcctccatttcttaCCTggggtttattttatatatatatatatatatacatacacacacatacatacatacatatatacacacacacacatatacacaaatacatacatatacacacacacacatatacacattatatatattatacacacacaccccaaactgTTAGTGATTTTTCTCTTGATGGAGGattatgtgggtttattttctatGTAACCTAGTTCTGTTATGCCGtaatgtttgcatttttttaaaaatgataaaaatgacacTGTGGACATCTTTGTTTGGAAGGGATAAGGTTTTGAGGCAGCCTCTAGTCCCTTCCTGACCCAGCTCAGTTTGTAAAAGGCACTGACATTAAATCCTTCTCCACTATAAGGTTTCGATTTAGTTTACTTCCCATAAtttctgtgaggattaaaaagctggaaaaaatctTCTGAGGAGGGCATATTTTACATCGGAGGATACCATCCTATAGCTCACAGCTAAGAGCAGTATTCAAACTTTGCTCTCTTCACCTCCAA is a window of Vicugna pacos chromosome 18, VicPac4, whole genome shotgun sequence DNA encoding:
- the KIF22 gene encoding kinesin-like protein KIF22 isoform X2, with amino-acid sequence MDVGVPAYRRRREMATATSGAGRCRLSKVGAGRRPPPARVRVAVRLRPFVDGTAGENDTPCVRGLDSCSLEIANWRNHQETLKYQFDAFYGERSSQQDIYAGSVQPILRHLLEGQNASVLAYGPTGAGKTHTMLGSPEQPGVIPRALMDLLQLTREEGAEGRPWALSVTMSYLEIYQEKVLDLLEPSSGDLVIREDCRGNILIPGLTQKPITSFADFERHFLPASRNRTVGATRLNQRSSRSHAVLLVKVDQRERLAPFRQREGKLYLIDLAGSEDNRRTGNKGLRLKESGAINSSLFVLGKVVDALNQGLPRVPYRDSKLTRLLQDSLGGSAHSILIANIAPERRFYLDTVSALNFAARSKEVINRPFTNESLQLHVLAPVKLSQKELLGPSEAKRARGSEEEEIGSPEPPAAPASASQKLSPLQKLSSMDPAMLERLLSLDRLLGSQGSQGTPLLSTPRRERMVLMKTVEEKDLEIERLKMKQKELEAKVLAQETADPKEKENYSPTMLRPLARRTVTVAKPLKKAVVMPLQLIQEQAASPNAEIHILKKKGRKRKLESLDASEPEEKAEDCWELQISPELLAHGRQKILDLLNEGSARDLRSLQRIGQKKAQLIVGWRELHGPFSQVEDLERVEGISGKQMESFLKANILGLAAGQRCGPS
- the KIF22 gene encoding kinesin-like protein KIF22 isoform X1 codes for the protein MLRKLQFILQSSANLNTSSSKTTTLTSQQSYHHTSCLKLIFSLPGAGRCRLSKVGAGRRPPPARVRVAVRLRPFVDGTAGENDTPCVRGLDSCSLEIANWRNHQETLKYQFDAFYGERSSQQDIYAGSVQPILRHLLEGQNASVLAYGPTGAGKTHTMLGSPEQPGVIPRALMDLLQLTREEGAEGRPWALSVTMSYLEIYQEKVLDLLEPSSGDLVIREDCRGNILIPGLTQKPITSFADFERHFLPASRNRTVGATRLNQRSSRSHAVLLVKVDQRERLAPFRQREGKLYLIDLAGSEDNRRTGNKGLRLKESGAINSSLFVLGKVVDALNQGLPRVPYRDSKLTRLLQDSLGGSAHSILIANIAPERRFYLDTVSALNFAARSKEVINRPFTNESLQLHVLAPVKLSQKELLGPSEAKRARGSEEEEIGSPEPPAAPASASQKLSPLQKLSSMDPAMLERLLSLDRLLGSQGSQGTPLLSTPRRERMVLMKTVEEKDLEIERLKMKQKELEAKVLAQETADPKEKENYSPTMLRPLARRTVTVAKPLKKAVVMPLQLIQEQAASPNAEIHILKKKGRKRKLESLDASEPEEKAEDCWELQISPELLAHGRQKILDLLNEGSARDLRSLQRIGQKKAQLIVGWRELHGPFSQVEDLERVEGISGKQMESFLKANILGLAAGQRCGPS